AGTACCGGGACTCATTGTCGAGGCGCCTTTTTCGAGGTCAAAGGGTTGCATTACGACACAGCCCTGTTTACCCCAGAAGTCGTTGAGGGTGTGAATTACCTGCTGAAATGTAAGCGCCATCTCTTGTCCTCTTATATTTTGCTTGAAAAGTTTAGCATCGCAATCGTCAAGGGGGAGCAAACGGAAGTCTTCCCGCTCAAGGTAAGGCAACAAAAGATCACAGCCAAAAGATTAGAAAGTCACACCAAATTTTCTACATAAATTAGAATACGGGGTTATTCTAATACTCATTAGCCGCCTAAGCTGTTTAGCTTGGCAACCCGTCAGCCAAAAGGAGTCCAGAGTGGACAGTCAGGGGACAACTGGAGTACATGACCTGGACCGGCACGAAGCGCCCGGACCAGCTCAGATGGTGCAAGCCTTATCACCCAAGGTGCAGCTTTTGCTGGACAACATCAACGGTGTGCTTGTCGGTCAGGAACACGCTACACGACTGGCTGTGATTGCCTTTCTAGCTGGCGGACACGCGCTCATTGAAGACGTACCCGGTGTGGGCAAGACCTTGCTAGCCAAGACTCTGGCGATGTCGGTGCATGCCAAATTCAAGCGGATACAGTGTACGCCAGACCTATTGCCCTCTGATATTAGCGGTGTCAGCGTATTTGAGGCAAAAGAAGGCGTCTTTAAATTTATGCCCGGACCGATTTTTACAAACATCCTCCTGGCAGACGAAATCAACCGGGCTACACCCCGCACCCAGTCCAGCTTGCTGGAGGCGATGGAAGAAAACCAGGTCACTACCGACGGTGCCACTAGAAGGCTGCCGGACCTATTTTTTGTAATCGCCACCGAAAACCCGATTGAATATCACGGTACTTTTCCCCTGCCGGAAGCGCAACTTGACCGATTTATGCTCTCTCTATCGCTGGGTTATCCTAAGCCCAGTCAAGAAGTCGAGATCCTGGACAAGACTTTAGATGATGGCGCTTTTACAGTAGACGCAGTACTAACTGAAGAAGAAGTGCTGGAAGCAAGACAGGTAGTGAAGAGCATTATTGTCGAACAATCTATCAAAAACTACATTGTTGCTGTCGTAGGCGCCACACGCAAACACCCCTCTATCGTACTGGGAGTAAGCCCCCGGGGCAGCCAACTGCTGATGAGAGCAGCACAGGCAGCTGCGCTCCTCGACGGAAGACACTATGTAAAACCAGATGACGTCAAGCTTCTGGCACCGTACGTATTGGGTCACAGAGTTATTCCCAAGGTCAGGGACAATCGGGTCAGTCATGCTCAACTTATTGAAAGAGTCCTCGAGGAAGTCCCCGTACCAGTCTAAGTTTGGTAGCGGCAAGACTAAATCACAAAGCGATGATGCTTCTCCCCGTGGGTTGAAGCTCTCTTTCAAGTTTTCAGAAAGTACTGTAGAAGTGACTCTGGAAGTGCGCTTTTTTGTTGTGCTGTTTCTCACATTATGTCTCTACGTATTTGGCGGCGAAACCGGCAACCTCTGGTGCTATCTCATGGCATCAGTGGGACTTGGCATAGTCTTGCTTGGCACTTTTGTGCCGCTTTTGCAAGTTATGGAAACAAGCGTGCACTTCCATCTGCCATCAGAAGCGGTGGCAAGAGAAAGGCTCAATTTGCGCGTCAAAGTGACTCGCAAAAACTGGTGGGGCTTTGCCGCTCGCTTTGTGCCTATTAAATGGTTACTGGTCAAAATCAAACTGGCCCGCATAGGCGAAGCTGAAAACATGCTGCGCCCGATTATGGTGGACCATCTGATCAATGAAGCCTGGGTAGTGGCACAAACTCCAAGACTGAGACGGGGAGTCTACAATCTAGAAAACATCGAGCTATTCAGCTGCTACCCCTTTGGTCTGGCCTGGTGGTCCAAGCGTTATCGCCTCACCGAAAAGTTGGCAGGAGAGCTTTTAAAAGACCTGGACGAAAACGACAAAAACAATATCTATGCAGCCAATATGGGTGCAATTGATAGCCACGGTGCTTCGCGTGTACCGCAGATGATTGTATTTCCGCGCATCAATAATGTCGACGGCAATTTCTTATATAGATTGCGAGCAGCCGGAGATTCGGCCCTGTTTTTCTCTTCATCTCGTCCTATAGCAGCACTTTCTTCGGCATCGGTGCGTTCATTGAGAGAATTCAGCAGTGGTGACAGTCCACGCTTTATTCACTGGCCAAGCTCCGCAAAAACTGGCAAGTTGATGATTCGTGAGTTTGAGTCTGAGGGTCTACCTGGTTTTGATGTACTACTGGATCTTACTTGCGACTGGAAAAATGAAGACCAGTTCGAACTGGCGGTCTCCATTACACTCTCTTTGTTGCAACTTGGTTTTAAAATGGGCGGCGCCCCTGAACTCTTCGTCATTCCCAGCCTGGACGAAGACCTGGAGCGCCTGCCCGATGTTTTGAGTGATTTGCCGCCAATTGCCCGGGGCATCGGGTGGGCTTCGCAAATTCTTGCTAGAGTGGAAGCACTGGAAGTAAAAGACATCAATTACCAGGTCCGGGTACCGCAAGTGGGCATATCAGATACCCTCGCTCTTTTGACAGTCCGCCCCTCTGACTTAACTCAGGAAGAGGCAGACGAACAGGCGCGTCTCAAATCTCAGGACGAAACCGACTACGTCATGAACTACAGAGATCAGCCCAAGAAGGCTGATAAGGCACCCGCAGACGGCATGCGTGGACTGGCAGCCAGCCAGCTCAGACAAGTTGATCTCTGGGTACTATCGAGAGCTTCACTGGAAGCCGATGGTCAAAGAGGCCAGGGTCGTGGAGCACCTATCCCCATGCACGCCCAGGGCTCGGGTGATAGACGCACAGCCGAAGACGGTGCTGCTCCTAAAAATGGACGGATACTTTCTTCACTGGCTGAATTTGAGGAGCTGGCACACCTTTGAACACCCTCACTCAAATCGACAAAAGCAAAAAGAAAAAGAAAGTCGAAACAGCGGAAGGCTCGATTGGCATCAGGCTGACGGCTCTGATAATGACCATAACACTTTTAGTGGCCTCTGCTTGCTACATTCCCACTGACCCCATTATCACCCTGCTTTATGTCGGTACAGCAGTACTCGGTAGCTATCTTGCCTTTTTGTTTCGCGACTCAAGACCAGCTTGGCTAAGTGCCTTGCCCACAGTTGGCACACTACTTTTATTTACTGTATTTATGCTGGAGCTTTATTATGGCTACCAACATTCGACTGCCAGCGCGGTGGCATCTTTTGTCCACTTAATTGCCGGACTGAGCGCCTTGCACTGTTTTGATTTGCGCACCCGCGGTGATTTTTCGATTGCATCCTTAATAGGTTTGGGACTGCTCACATTTTTGATGGGAGTTGGCCGTGACTTTATGTTTGGTGCTTTTATCCTGGCCTATACAGTCTTGGCTGGTTTGCAATTATTTTTTGATAGCTCCTCACGCTCCCACGAGCTCGGTCCATCGCGCTCAGTAGGAGCCAATAAGAGCGCTAACCAGCCGGCTGAATCAGATCTCAAAAATCTTTGGCAAATGGTAAGCAGCCTGGAAATAGGATCGCTTTTTGCACTCTTGCCGGTGTTGCTACTACCGGTGGTGAGCTTTGCCATTTTTATGGGCTTACCACGCACCGAAAGTCTTTTGCAAGTTTTTATAAGCTCGGTGCGTGCCCGCATGCCACTGCCAGCCACACTCACATCACAACTGGGCAAAGGCGGTCGCAGTCAGGCTCTCAGGGGTGGCAAGGAAGAAAAACCTGGTACGGATAATTCTAGCTTTACAGTCAAAGGCGGCAATGGTGGCACTGCTGGCGGTGCCGGCAAGGCGATGGTAGGACCTGGAGGCAAAGGCAAATCCAATGTTGCCACCCAGGCAGAGGAAGGCAAAGGCACAGATAATATCGACCTTTCTAAATTAGAAAAGACCCTCACCAAAAAGCAATTCGCAGCCTTTAAGACACAATTAGCTCACGAAAAAGAGCTAAATGAGTCTTATGAAAAAGAAGGCGTAGACATGAATACGCCTCAATCTAACAGCGAAGAAATCGTCCTCAAAGTATCAACCCCTAAAAAACTCTATATCCGCAAATTTGCTCTCAATGGCTTTAACGGCACAACCTGGAAACGAGCTCTGCCAACGCCCCCCAAAACAATCAAACCAAATAAAACTTTTGGCTTTGACCTGACCAATAGCGACGCCGTTTATGTGCCACCCAATCTGCCCACCTTGGAAGTAAAGCAAGAGTTTAGAGCAGAAGCCGATCTTGGCTATATGATTCCGTCTAGCTGGATCCCTCAAATAGTAATCACAGAAGGCGACGAAGTTAGAATCGACAGTGACGCTACGATAAAGTCGACAAAACGACTGACTAAAGGCACAGCATTTACTGTTATATCGCAGGCCCCAGTCTATGACCTGGATATGATGCAAAAGCAGCCGCTGGAGACCTTGAGCGAGCTTGACGAAGATCGCAAAGAAGAATTGAAAACAGCCCAGAGCACTCTAGATCTGACGGCATCAATTAGCGAACCAATTAAAAAGCTTTCTCTGGAGATCACTTCAGATCCTGATGCCAACTGGTTTACACGAGCACTAGCCATTCAAAGCTATCTGCGCAAAAACTATCGCTACGAAAACGACGGTCTATTTAAGACGCTAGATGTTGATAAAGAGCCAAATCAAGCAATCGAAAACTTTTTGTTTAAGACCAAAGCAGGCAGCTGCAGACACTTTGCCACAGCTCACGCTCTTTTGTGCCGTAGTCAGGGCATCCCAGTGCGTCTGGTGATGGGCTATCTGCCTGGCACCTTTAACAAAGAAACCGGCTACAACGAAATTCGTCGCAAGGATTCTCACGTCTGGACCGAAGTCTATATCCCCTACTGGAACTGGGTGCCGTTTGACCCCACGCCATCTGGAGAATTGCCGGCCCACGAAGAAGGTGGCAATGCTTTGACGAAATTTATCAGAAGCGGCCTGGCTAACCCATTTGCCCAAGAAATCAAATCCAATCACAAAAATCCCAGACCACTAGCCGGTCTAGAGAGTTTGGGCGGCAATCAAGAACAAAATCCGACCCCGCCACCACCGCCTGGTAAAAAAACAGATGAGTTAAAACTGCCTGGACTGGGCTCAATCGATCCCCAGATAATGCAGATAGTGGTCAAGATATTGGGACTGCTGGTCTCGCTTGGACTGCTTGGACTGGCCATAGTCGTCTATTTAAATATGCGCAAAAAAGCCAAGGTGCGGGAGCTACTGGCGATTCACAAGCCTTCCACACTTGTCTATCTTGAAGTCCTGGAAGAACTCAAACGCTACGAAGTCGTTAAGTTTCCTACAGAAACAGTAGACGAGGTCTCGCTGCGCTTCCAAGAAAAGTGGCAGGAGATGTCAAACTCCGGTAATCCCGTCGACGAAGAACTGGCGCCTGTTGTCTCCAGTTTTATGGAACTCTATACGGCGGACAGATTTGGCGGAGAAGACAATCTTGACGAGCTTACTGAAATTTCCAGGAAGATAAAGTCACTAACTGGCTCCAGCCAGCGTAGATAAGCCTTATAATTTGGGCAGGTGCTAGTAAGTAGAGCCACACTGCGCTAAAGTGGATATACTTGCTTGCCATACTGAGAGCGCATCAGGGCTCAAGCGATGTTGTCAACAAGTCAAGCGGAATATCACTGCGGTTGTACCGCAGACTCAAATGGTCCCTAACGGCTCCAACTAAAGAGAGATACAAATGCAACAGGTAAGAACGGGAACACAACAGCAACAGGAATTCGTTCCTCCATATCCGGCAAGCATTGCCGAAACAGGTATGAAAGAAGGTTTCCTGGAAGAGCTGGTTCTCAAAGATATTTACATGGTCAACTTCGCGCTTGGTCGTGAAATCGCCTCAAGGACCATGTTGCCCTTCAAAATCGTTGAAGAAATCATCGAAGTATTGAAGAAGCAATTGCTCATTGAAGTAAGAGCCTCAGGCGGTCTTGCTGACTACGAATACACTCCCACCGAAAAAGGTCGGGACCGTGCTCGCGCTTACTTTGACCACAACGCGTATGTGGGTCCGTGCCCTGTACCGTGGTCCCGTTATGTCGACTCTCTCAAATATCAGACTATCCGTCGTGAGCACGTCACTCCCAGAGACTTGGAAGTAGCTTTCTCAGACATCATGGTCAACCGCCGCACCATCAACGCCGTTGGTCCAGCCATCAACTCAGGCAGAGGGATGTTCCTCTTTGGTGAAGCCGGCAATGGTAAGACATCAATTGCTGAACGTATTGTGCGTTCGTTCAAGGGACATATTTTTATCCCTTATGCCGTAGAAATCGACGGTCAGATTATCCGTGTCTACGACAACCACAACCACGAACAAGTATCTGCTGCTAACTATCCACGAGATTATGACCACCGATGGGTACGCATCCAGAGACCTTGCGTAGTCGTAGGTGGTGAGCTGACAATCGATATGCTCGAACTACAGTTTGACTACGGTACAAAGCTCTACGAAGCGCCAATCCAACTCAAGAGTAATTGCGGCTTGCTGCTAATCGACGACTTTGGTCGTCAACGTATCGACCACAAATCACTACTCAACAGATGGATTGTGCCTCTCGAAAAACGGGTGGACTACCTCACATTGCACACCGGTAAAAAACTGGAAGTGCCATTTGAACAGCTCATTGTTTTTTCAACTAACCTCAACCCAGCTGACCTGGTAGACGAAGCGTTCCTCAGACGTATTCCCTACAAGATCAACATCACAAACCCGACAGAAGACGAGTTCAAGTGGATCTTCCTGCAATATTGTCAGCGTACTGGCGTGCCCTATAACGAAGAAGCGGTCAACTATTTGATCGAGTCACAATATAGAAGCGGCAAGCGCATGATGAGATGCTGCCATCCTCGCGACATCGTCGATCAGGTCATCAACCTCTGTGCTTTCTTGCAGACCGATCCCAGACTCTCCAGAGAGTATCTGGACCACGCCTGTGCTGTTTATTTTGCAGCAATGGGCAAATAACAACTGCAATTACAAAAGATCAAAGAGAGCTACCAATAGTGGTGGCTCTCTTTTTTTGCTCAACTTAGAGAGCAAAGCTGAGCAGATAGCGAGATGCTATTTGTTCGACCCGACAACTCAAAGTCGGATACAGAGGCAACGCCCAATCCAAATAAGGTAAACAGCGAGAAAAGGCCAGGTCACCAGTGACAGCAATAAAATCAGAAGACGGACTTGCCCTGAATCGCACGGGTGTGACAACAGTACCAGCTAGAGACTGACAGCTGATGGCATAGGGAGCACGTCCCTGGCGACTGGCTATAAGATTGAGGTTGTCCTTTTTTAGTAGCAGCAAGAGCTGCTCAGCACCCTCAGCGTGCTCCCAGCGATAATCGACTAACTGATCGCTGTAATGGCTTAGATCTGTCAAATTGCGCAGTGGCTCAGATCGACTGCGCAAATACGCACGCAAAGTCGGGTCAAAAATATTGTCACCAGAGCCAGAGGTACGCTTACTGGCAGACTGTTTTAACAAA
This DNA window, taken from Candidatus Obscuribacter sp., encodes the following:
- a CDS encoding MoxR family ATPase: MVQALSPKVQLLLDNINGVLVGQEHATRLAVIAFLAGGHALIEDVPGVGKTLLAKTLAMSVHAKFKRIQCTPDLLPSDISGVSVFEAKEGVFKFMPGPIFTNILLADEINRATPRTQSSLLEAMEENQVTTDGATRRLPDLFFVIATENPIEYHGTFPLPEAQLDRFMLSLSLGYPKPSQEVEILDKTLDDGAFTVDAVLTEEEVLEARQVVKSIIVEQSIKNYIVAVVGATRKHPSIVLGVSPRGSQLLMRAAQAAALLDGRHYVKPDDVKLLAPYVLGHRVIPKVRDNRVSHAQLIERVLEEVPVPV
- a CDS encoding DUF58 domain-containing protein produces the protein MLNLLKESSRKSPYQSKFGSGKTKSQSDDASPRGLKLSFKFSESTVEVTLEVRFFVVLFLTLCLYVFGGETGNLWCYLMASVGLGIVLLGTFVPLLQVMETSVHFHLPSEAVARERLNLRVKVTRKNWWGFAARFVPIKWLLVKIKLARIGEAENMLRPIMVDHLINEAWVVAQTPRLRRGVYNLENIELFSCYPFGLAWWSKRYRLTEKLAGELLKDLDENDKNNIYAANMGAIDSHGASRVPQMIVFPRINNVDGNFLYRLRAAGDSALFFSSSRPIAALSSASVRSLREFSSGDSPRFIHWPSSAKTGKLMIREFESEGLPGFDVLLDLTCDWKNEDQFELAVSITLSLLQLGFKMGGAPELFVIPSLDEDLERLPDVLSDLPPIARGIGWASQILARVEALEVKDINYQVRVPQVGISDTLALLTVRPSDLTQEEADEQARLKSQDETDYVMNYRDQPKKADKAPADGMRGLAASQLRQVDLWVLSRASLEADGQRGQGRGAPIPMHAQGSGDRRTAEDGAAPKNGRILSSLAEFEELAHL
- a CDS encoding ATP-binding protein, which gives rise to MQQVRTGTQQQQEFVPPYPASIAETGMKEGFLEELVLKDIYMVNFALGREIASRTMLPFKIVEEIIEVLKKQLLIEVRASGGLADYEYTPTEKGRDRARAYFDHNAYVGPCPVPWSRYVDSLKYQTIRREHVTPRDLEVAFSDIMVNRRTINAVGPAINSGRGMFLFGEAGNGKTSIAERIVRSFKGHIFIPYAVEIDGQIIRVYDNHNHEQVSAANYPRDYDHRWVRIQRPCVVVGGELTIDMLELQFDYGTKLYEAPIQLKSNCGLLLIDDFGRQRIDHKSLLNRWIVPLEKRVDYLTLHTGKKLEVPFEQLIVFSTNLNPADLVDEAFLRRIPYKINITNPTEDEFKWIFLQYCQRTGVPYNEEAVNYLIESQYRSGKRMMRCCHPRDIVDQVINLCAFLQTDPRLSREYLDHACAVYFAAMGK